A stretch of Onychomys torridus chromosome 2, mOncTor1.1, whole genome shotgun sequence DNA encodes these proteins:
- the LOC118578506 gene encoding myosin regulatory light chain 12B-like isoform X1, translated as MSSKRAKTKTTKKRPQRATFNVFAMFDQSQIQEFKEAFNMIDQNRDGFIDKGDLHDMLASLGKNPTDAYLDALMNEAPGPINFTMFLTMFGEKLNGTDPEDVIRNVFACFDDEEATGTTQEDYLRELLTTMGDGFTDEEVDELYREAPSDQKGNFNYIEFRRILKHGAKDKDD; from the coding sequence ATGTCAAGCAAAAGGGCAAAGACCAAGACCACCAAGAAGCGCCCTCAGCGCGCAACATTCAATGTATTCGCCATGTTTGACCAGTCCCAGATCCAAGAGTTCAAAGAGGCCTTCAACATGATCGACCAGAACCGGGATGGCTTCATCGACAAGGGGGACTTGCACGACATGCTGGCTTCTCTAGGGAAGAATCCCACCGACGCCTACCTGGATGCCCTGATGAATGAGGCCCCGGGCCCCATCAACTTCACCATGTTCCTCACCATGTTTGGTGAGAAGTTGAATGGCACAGATCCCGAAGATGTCATCAGAAATGTCTTCGCTTGCTTTGATGATGAGGAAGCAACGGGCACTACCCAGGAGGATTACCTGAGGGAGCTGCTGACCACCATGGGTGATGGGTTCACAGATGAGGAAGTGGACGAGCTGTACAGGGAGGCCCCCAGTGACCAAAAGGGGAATTTCAACTACATCGAGTTCAGACGCATCCTCAAGCACGGAGCGAAAGACAAGGACGACTGA
- the LOC118578506 gene encoding myosin regulatory light chain 12B-like isoform X2 — MSSKRAKTKTTKKRPQRATFNVFAMFDQSQIQEFKEAFNMIDQNRDGFIDKGDLHDMLASLGKNPTDAYLDEDYLRELLTTMGDGFTDEEVDELYREAPSDQKGNFNYIEFRRILKHGAKDKDD, encoded by the exons ATGTCAAGCAAAAGGGCAAAGACCAAGACCACCAAGAAGCGCCCTCAGCGCGCAACATTCAATGTATTCGCCATGTTTGACCAGTCCCAGATCCAAGAGTTCAAAGAGGCCTTCAACATGATCGACCAGAACCGGGATGGCTTCATCGACAAGGGGGACTTGCACGACATGCTGGCTTCTCTAGGGAAGAATCCCACCGACGCCTACCTGGAT GAGGATTACCTGAGGGAGCTGCTGACCACCATGGGTGATGGGTTCACAGATGAGGAAGTGGACGAGCTGTACAGGGAGGCCCCCAGTGACCAAAAGGGGAATTTCAACTACATCGAGTTCAGACGCATCCTCAAGCACGGAGCGAAAGACAAGGACGACTGA